A section of the Prevotella melaninogenica genome encodes:
- a CDS encoding MarR family winged helix-turn-helix transcriptional regulator, translating into MVYDQLKLQNQLCFRLYTVSRLVTQTYYPLLENLGITYPQYLVLMALWEEDNQKVMELAHRLYLDSNTMTPLVQRMAQLGLVERVKGEKDGRETYVSLTEHGKALQEKAKDIPSCMVGKLFENEDEFVQFKEIATDLDRLIARLSGQRSKEKEEALAKIREERLASKRNRK; encoded by the coding sequence ATGGTATACGACCAACTAAAATTGCAGAATCAACTCTGCTTCAGATTGTACACAGTGAGCCGACTAGTTACTCAAACTTATTATCCATTGCTTGAGAATTTAGGTATTACCTATCCTCAGTATCTTGTACTGATGGCTCTCTGGGAGGAAGACAACCAAAAGGTGATGGAACTTGCTCATCGTCTTTATCTTGACTCAAACACCATGACTCCACTTGTTCAGCGTATGGCTCAACTTGGATTGGTTGAACGTGTAAAAGGTGAGAAAGATGGAAGAGAAACCTATGTGTCACTTACTGAGCATGGAAAAGCTTTGCAGGAGAAGGCAAAGGATATCCCATCTTGCATGGTAGGAAAGCTGTTTGAGAACGAAGATGAGTTCGTTCAATTCAAGGAGATAGCTACAGATCTTGACCGTCTCATTGCTCGTCTTTCAGGACAGCGTTCTAAGGAGAAGGAGGAAGCTTTGGCTAAGATACGCGAAGAGCGTTTGGCTTCTAAAAGAAATAGAAAGTAA
- a CDS encoding MaoC family dehydratase, protein MAKLTVNNYDELAARLGEKLGESEWLLVDQERINLFADATLDHQWIHVDTERAAVESQFKSTIAHGYLTLSLLPHMWQEIMEVHNIKMMVNYGMDKMRFGRPVLVNSRIRLVATLDSIENIRGICKAGIKFQIEIEGERKPALEGVATFLYYFE, encoded by the coding sequence ATGGCAAAATTAACAGTAAACAATTACGATGAGCTTGCTGCCCGACTGGGTGAGAAGCTTGGTGAGAGCGAGTGGTTACTCGTTGACCAAGAGAGAATTAACCTCTTTGCTGATGCTACCCTCGACCATCAGTGGATTCATGTTGACACAGAGCGTGCAGCTGTAGAAAGCCAATTTAAGAGTACAATTGCTCATGGCTATCTGACACTTTCACTACTCCCACACATGTGGCAGGAGATTATGGAGGTGCATAATATCAAGATGATGGTCAACTATGGTATGGACAAGATGCGATTCGGCCGTCCAGTCCTCGTGAACTCACGCATTCGTCTTGTTGCCACACTCGATAGCATTGAGAATATCCGTGGTATCTGTAAGGCTGGTATCAAGTTCCAGATTGAGATTGAAGGCGAACGTAAGCCAGCACTTGAGGGTGTTGCTACCTTCCTTTATTACTTCGAATAA
- a CDS encoding HAD-IA family hydrolase, translating into MSIKSKLQQLSFRTGVIVLLMCIPFYILSFVQVFFPVSTTTKGVLFTIFFGLAKSFQYGGIAILGKEGYKRVKGYFKRKKQAKAEAAKDDGDTNPRYCPDLFTNPEILSGIRLVIFDFDGTLGDSQKLITDTMLATIERLNLPKRSREECARTIGLPLKECFSSIIPMSDEQAEECAKVYSEIFNVKNVPGVVKAFPGVVETLERLSSQDILMSIASSRSHRTLAKLMDELDLSKYITYLIAADDVVDKKPAAESVLKTLSHFNVEAHETLVVGDTEFDILMGRNAGTHTCGVTYR; encoded by the coding sequence ATGTCTATTAAAAGTAAACTTCAACAACTGTCTTTTCGCACGGGAGTTATCGTACTCCTAATGTGCATCCCTTTTTATATCCTCTCATTTGTTCAAGTGTTTTTCCCAGTGTCAACAACGACGAAAGGCGTACTGTTTACCATATTCTTCGGACTGGCAAAAAGCTTTCAATATGGCGGTATTGCTATCCTTGGAAAGGAAGGCTACAAACGTGTGAAGGGCTATTTTAAACGGAAGAAGCAGGCGAAAGCTGAGGCTGCGAAGGATGATGGCGATACAAACCCTCGCTATTGTCCCGACCTTTTTACTAATCCTGAGATTCTCTCTGGTATTCGTCTTGTCATCTTCGACTTTGACGGAACGCTTGGCGATTCCCAAAAGTTGATTACCGATACGATGCTTGCAACGATAGAGAGGTTGAACCTTCCAAAGCGAAGTCGTGAGGAGTGCGCCCGAACGATTGGTTTACCATTGAAGGAATGTTTCTCATCAATCATCCCGATGAGCGATGAGCAGGCTGAGGAGTGTGCTAAAGTGTATAGCGAAATATTCAATGTGAAGAATGTTCCGGGTGTTGTAAAAGCCTTTCCGGGTGTGGTAGAAACGTTGGAAAGACTTTCTTCGCAAGACATTCTGATGTCTATTGCAAGTAGTCGTAGCCATAGAACGCTCGCAAAACTGATGGACGAATTAGACCTCTCGAAGTATATCACTTATCTGATTGCTGCCGATGATGTTGTCGATAAGAAACCAGCAGCTGAATCAGTGCTCAAGACTTTAAGTCATTTCAACGTCGAAGCGCATGAAACGCTTGTGGTAGGTGATACTGAATTTGACATCCTTATGGGACGAAATGCAGGCACACATACCTGCGGAGTTACCTATCGGTAA